The nucleotide window CAAATCATTCCCTATAATTTCAACTGCCACAGGTTTAGGCATTTCCTGCAATCCCCAAGCTTCGTCGATAACAACCTCTTTCTTTAAATTGCTGTAAGGCGCACGAATTCCTGCGTTCTCTTTGATTTTTGGATCCACAAATGCATAGTTATCTTTCCACACATTTCCTGCAGGACCATTGTGATTTTTGAGCGTTTTCTGAATTGGAATCCAGTTGTTTTGAATAGTGTAACCCTGTGTCCCTTCATCGGTGTATAAATACAGCCACAGGAACGGATCGTGTGCATAAGGACTGTTATACACCTTGTCGATATAATTTTCTTCCATTCGGCTGTCTGGCTGTGAGGATAATGTGTAAATTCCGGCCACATCATGTAAATGTTTGGCATAATGATGAATTTTGTTAGCCAAAATTTTATTATTTCGCATCACATTGGCAGTATGTGTCCAACCCCATCCAACCGAAATTCCGCTATACGGAATATCCGAGATTTCGTTGTGTTCAATAGTAAGATTCTTTATGAAACCAGCTGCAATTCCCAAACATCCCCAATCTTCATTGGCAACATTGGTAATTAAATTATCGGCAACCAATTCGTCTGAACAAACTACCCTTTCATCTTTCACCGTATAAGGCAAATGCGCTTCAAAAGGCTCTTCGGAGAAAACGCCAAGATTGATGGCAGTTCCTCCAATGTCTTTGAATAAATTTCCTTTAATGGTATTGTGATTGGTTCCTTTATGAAAGTCCAATCCTGTCGAAGATAAATGCTCAAAGGTGCAACTCTCAAATTGATTATTGTTGGCATAATTTACCTCAACGGCTGCTCTCGGTCTTCCAACCCAGCCTTGATTTTCCAGATTATCCTGATTTGGTGTTCCTGGAATTTTTAATTTATAGGCATCCAATAAATACATCCCGGCCTGCAACGGAACGTGTCCTTGCTGAGACGGACGAAGCCAATTGCTGTATTGAAACGATATTCCTTTGAAATTAAAATAACTCACAGGTGTATCCAATGTGCCTTTAACCTCAACTAAATTTTCTAAAACCGGAACCATTACTTTAGCCGAATTCATATTTTCTCCTGCCCTTGGAATATAATAGATTTTGGATTTTTTCTTGTCCAAATACCATTCTCCAGGCTCATTCAGCATTGAAATTCCGTTGTTTAAATAAAAGGCTGAATTTCCGTTATTTTTGGATATCCAAGGAGCAGGCCAAGGATGTTCGCTTTGGATTCGGCTTTCGGGTTGTTCAAATGAAAGTCGGGCACTGTCTTTTTTGATTTCAATATTTTTGATTCGAAGATTGGCCACAGACCACCATTGCACAATGAACATTTCCATTCCCGGTTCGAACTTAACCGACTTATCTTTGAAAGGAATCCAGCAGGTTTCTGTAGACGAATCCCAAGACAAAATACGATCCATTTTGCTCCCAGAAGTACTTTTGGCTCTGACAGCTTTTTTGTCGTTTACCCATAATTGGCGGTAATTGATAATTTCGCCTGCTTTCTCTGGAGCATCGGCTACCCAAACCAATCCCGCTTTTAAGCCATTGATAGGAGTTGTTGATTTTTTCCAATTTTTGATTTGAAATCCACCGCTCAAAATGGGTTTTGCATTTATATCGGCTTCAATCGTGGTAGGACTTTCGGATGTTCCAGAATCTTCTGGTCTTACAAACAAAGGTTCGTTTAAATAATAGGTTCCGTCCATCACGATAATACGAATTCCTCCTTGTACAGATGAGTCTTTCAAGCGACGCAATTCTCTGGCTTTTCGGATTGCCATGTGTACCGTTGCCAACGGACTCAATTTTGTTCCTGTATTACTATCTTTTCCCTGAGGTGAAACCCAAATTTCGGCTGCATTTGCCGAAAAAAAAGTAACCACCATCAGAAAAATCACAACTATCCTATTCAGTTTTTTCAAAAACATTCTATTCTTTTTTTATGTTAAAAAAGTAGCAAATCAATTAAATTGCCGAAAAAATCACACTCAAAATTAGCGGAATATTTCAAATATCGTACCAATTTAAAGCAAGCGAAAAGCAAAAGCATCCTGTACCCACCTGCTCTTTATAAAAATAAGTGTTATTTTTACACATTAAACTTTTTTTTTAACAAAACTATGAATCAGAATAATTTTACCTATTCCATTTGGGACTCAAAAAAATTTAACAAAAAACTTCAAAATGAATTAAATTCATATTTTTCATTAACAAAAAACTCATTTGTTTTTAACTAAAAAAAAAAAAACGCCCGGCAATGCCGAGCGTTATAACAAAAACCACTTTGTTTAACCAAAACCTAATTATACTATTATCTGTAAAAGCCCATGGCCACGCCGCCGTCTACATTCAAGGCATTTCCTGTTGATTTACCCAACAGGCCGCCTACGAAAGCAAAACAAGCATTTGCAATGTCATCCGGCAATATAATTTCATTCAATAAAGTGCGTTTGGCGTAATAGGCCGGCAATTCTGCCACCGTGATGCCATACGCTTTGGCGCGTCCCTCGGCCCATCCTCCAGACCAGATATTCGAATCCGAGATTACTGCATCCGGATTTACCGTGTTCACACGGATTTTGTCCGCTCCCAATTCAGCTGCCATCAAACGCGTAAGGTGTGCCTGAGCTGCTTTGGCCGATCCGTAACCTGGATTGTTTGGTCCTGCAACTACCGCGTTTTTCGAAACGATGTTTACAATATCTCCACCAAAGCCCTGTTTGCGCATTACTTCGATTCCGGCTTTGGAAACAATAAATTGTCCTTTTACCAAAATATCATACAGTCTGTCCCATTCTTCCAGAGTATGCTCGGCTATCGATTTGGAAATACTGATTCCGGCGTTGTTCACCAGGATATCTACGCCTCCAAATGCAAGGCTCGCATTATCCAATGCATTTACCGTGCTATCAGTATCGGTAACATTCAACAAAGTGCTGGCTACGGCATCCTTTCCGAATTTTTTGATGAATTCTTCAAAAGTTCCCTGCAAACGCTCCGCGTCGATATCATTCAGGATAACACAGGCACCTTCCTCAGCAAATTTCTTGGCAATGGCTTTTCCGATTCCGCCTCCTGAGCCTGTCACCAAAGCGATTCTTCCCGAGAGGGCTTTCGGTTTTGGCATACGCTGCAGTTTGGCTTCTTCCAACAACCAATATTCGATGTCGAAAGCTTCCTGATGCGGCAATGAAGTGTACTCCGAAACCGCTTCGGCTCCTTTCATCACATTCACCGCATTGACATAATATTCCGATGCCAATCTGGCCATTGTTTTGTCTTTTGCAAAAGTGAACATTCCCACTCCCGGGTATAAAATCACCACCGGATTCGGGTCACGCATGGCCGGTGAGTTCGATTTTTTGCAGGTGTTGTAATAGTCTTTGTACATTGCACGGTAGGCTTCAAAGGCCGGAGCCAGTTTGGCTTTTACCGCCGCTACGTCCGACAAATCTTCGTTTGGATCCAACTCCAGTACCAACGGGCTGATTTTGGTTCTCAAAAAGTGATCCGGACAAGAAGTTCCCAATGGAGCCAGTTTTGAAAGGTCGTTTGAATTGATGAATTCCAAAACTCTCGCATCATCGGTATAATGACCGATCATTTGACGTTCCGATGAGCAGAAACCTCTCAAAATAGGAGCTACTTTGGCCGCTTTCAGTTTTCGGTCAGCCTCAGTAAGACTTTCTATTTTTTGTCCACCAAAAACAGGTCGCGTTTTTCCGTAGTTGCTCTCCAAGTATTCGGCACACTTTTCGATTACTTCAAGCGTGTTAATGTAGCTTTCATAGGCTGTGTCTCCCCAAGTAAACAATCCGTGGGAGCCCAGCATGATTCCTCTTAATTTTTTTCCGTTTTTCGCTGCTTCTTCCAGACAGGCTCTTAGCTGAAGTCCCAAGTCAAAGCCTGGACGCTGCCAGCCTACCCAGCCGATTTCTCCATTGAACAGTTCTTCGGTGATTTTCTTTCCGTCTTTGGCCGCTGCAATAGCAATGGCCGCATCCGGATGCAGGTGGTCGATGTGTTTGAAAGGCAAAAAACCGTGCAATGGCGTGTCGATTGACGGAGCTTTGGAAGCCAAATCAAAAATACAGTGATTGAACAACTCTACCATTTCGTCCTCAAACTCAATTCCTCTGTACACGTTTTCCAGATTGCGCAAACGCTCCAAATAAAGTGCGGCACAACCCGATTTGGTCAAAGTCCCGATATCTCCTCCCGAACCTTTGATCCACATTACTTCTGAATCGGATCCAGTCAACGGATCCTTGTCTGTTATTTTTACCGAAGTATTTCCGCCTCCGTAGTTTGTTAATCTTAAATCAGCCCCCAATAAATTGGAGCGGTAAATAAAAAGAGCTACTTCATCTCCAGCCAACGACGCGGCTTTTGCTTCATCCCAAAGGTAGCTTACATGTTGAAAAGTCGTTTTTTCCATATCTATATTTGAAATCGTTTTTTATGTCTATTATAATGAGTTTCCAATTCCTACCAAGACTATCGACAACATGATTAAGCCGATTCCCAGATTATCCATATTAATTGTTTAATAATTTCAGTTTCTGAACAGTTTGAATAATCATTTCAGATTGTAAAATAAGAGAATAGAGAAGATATAACTGTCCTGCACTGTCCTTTCTCAAAAGCCATTTTAACAAAAGAATTTGTTTTTAACTACCACATCAATCATTAAACCAGAGAATCACCCCATTAAATTCCGAAAAAAGTGCGAAAAAAATAATCAAGAGAAACCTTTAATAACTATATTAACCATAAAACCCTATACAAAAAAAACTTCCGGGAGCTTTTTATTTGAATACCCTTTTTCAAATAAAAAACTCCCGGAAGCAATTCCTTTAATCCACTATTTTGGGATTTTCACTTTATTTCATTTTATAAATCGAGATTATAAAAAGTTGCGGCATTTTTATACCGAATCTTATCTTGTTCTTGAGTTGGCAATTGTGAAATATAATCCTCTAGCGTTTTATAATTTATTGATTTACGTCATTGATTAAAGCTCGATCCAAATGCACATATCCGCCATCAACAAAAACAAATTGTCCTGTAGTGTGCGAAGAACGTTCGGAAATAATAAACAAAGCCGTGTCTGCAATTTCTTCAGTCTTTGTCATTCTGCCTTCAAACGGAATACTTTTATTGATTTTTTTCAAAACTTCTTCACCATCTGATAAAGTTTTAATCCAATCTTCGTATGCCGGAGTGTAACTTTCTGCAATAATGATGGCATTGGAACGAATTCCGTACTGAATCAAATCGACTGCCCATTCTCTGGTTAACCCAAGCACTCCACCTTTTGCGGCAGCGTAACCTGATGTCCCGCCTTGTCCGGTCAAAGCCACTTTGGAACCTATATTAAGAATGTTTCCTTTTGATTTTTTCAAATGAGGAAGCGCATATTTTGCCAATAAAAAATAACTAACCACGTTTAGTTTCAACGAATTCATGAATTCCTCATAACTTGACTCCAAACCAGCTCCGTCGTTTACACCAACATTATTGATGACAGCATCGATTCTTCCGTATTTTTCAACAATCTTATTTACGGCATTTTCCATGGCTTCAGGACTGGTCACATCAGTCTGAACAAACAATGCATCGACGCCTCTTTTTTGAAGTTCTTCTACATAACCAAATCCTCTGCTGTTTCTATCCACAAGTGCAGGAATAGCCCCTTCATCAGCCAATCGCTTGATAATTGTTTCCCCAATGCTTCCTTCTTTT belongs to Flavobacterium gilvum and includes:
- a CDS encoding SDR family oxidoreductase translates to MDLRLKGKVVAVSGSAGKEGSIGETIIKRLADEGAIPALVDRNSRGFGYVEELQKRGVDALFVQTDVTSPEAMENAVNKIVEKYGRIDAVINNVGVNDGAGLESSYEEFMNSLKLNVVSYFLLAKYALPHLKKSKGNILNIGSKVALTGQGGTSGYAAAKGGVLGLTREWAVDLIQYGIRSNAIIIAESYTPAYEDWIKTLSDGEEVLKKINKSIPFEGRMTKTEEIADTALFIISERSSHTTGQFVFVDGGYVHLDRALINDVNQ
- a CDS encoding bifunctional aldolase/short-chain dehydrogenase, with the translated sequence MEKTTFQHVSYLWDEAKAASLAGDEVALFIYRSNLLGADLRLTNYGGGNTSVKITDKDPLTGSDSEVMWIKGSGGDIGTLTKSGCAALYLERLRNLENVYRGIEFEDEMVELFNHCIFDLASKAPSIDTPLHGFLPFKHIDHLHPDAAIAIAAAKDGKKITEELFNGEIGWVGWQRPGFDLGLQLRACLEEAAKNGKKLRGIMLGSHGLFTWGDTAYESYINTLEVIEKCAEYLESNYGKTRPVFGGQKIESLTEADRKLKAAKVAPILRGFCSSERQMIGHYTDDARVLEFINSNDLSKLAPLGTSCPDHFLRTKISPLVLELDPNEDLSDVAAVKAKLAPAFEAYRAMYKDYYNTCKKSNSPAMRDPNPVVILYPGVGMFTFAKDKTMARLASEYYVNAVNVMKGAEAVSEYTSLPHQEAFDIEYWLLEEAKLQRMPKPKALSGRIALVTGSGGGIGKAIAKKFAEEGACVILNDIDAERLQGTFEEFIKKFGKDAVASTLLNVTDTDSTVNALDNASLAFGGVDILVNNAGISISKSIAEHTLEEWDRLYDILVKGQFIVSKAGIEVMRKQGFGGDIVNIVSKNAVVAGPNNPGYGSAKAAQAHLTRLMAAELGADKIRVNTVNPDAVISDSNIWSGGWAEGRAKAYGITVAELPAYYAKRTLLNEIILPDDIANACFAFVGGLLGKSTGNALNVDGGVAMGFYR
- a CDS encoding L-rhamnose mutarotase; protein product: MFLKKLNRIVVIFLMVVTFFSANAAEIWVSPQGKDSNTGTKLSPLATVHMAIRKARELRRLKDSSVQGGIRIIVMDGTYYLNEPLFVRPEDSGTSESPTTIEADINAKPILSGGFQIKNWKKSTTPINGLKAGLVWVADAPEKAGEIINYRQLWVNDKKAVRAKSTSGSKMDRILSWDSSTETCWIPFKDKSVKFEPGMEMFIVQWWSVANLRIKNIEIKKDSARLSFEQPESRIQSEHPWPAPWISKNNGNSAFYLNNGISMLNEPGEWYLDKKKSKIYYIPRAGENMNSAKVMVPVLENLVEVKGTLDTPVSYFNFKGISFQYSNWLRPSQQGHVPLQAGMYLLDAYKLKIPGTPNQDNLENQGWVGRPRAAVEVNYANNNQFESCTFEHLSSTGLDFHKGTNHNTIKGNLFKDIGGTAINLGVFSEEPFEAHLPYTVKDERVVCSDELVADNLITNVANEDWGCLGIAAGFIKNLTIEHNEISDIPYSGISVGWGWTHTANVMRNNKILANKIHHYAKHLHDVAGIYTLSSQPDSRMEENYIDKVYNSPYAHDPFLWLYLYTDEGTQGYTIQNNWIPIQKTLKNHNGPAGNVWKDNYAFVDPKIKENAGIRAPYSNLKKEVVIDEAWGLQEMPKPVAVEIIGNDLDLEKIKSTVKGFRIVGEEYYKWKNHLVIYGLMNQPERTKRKLALAFPALEIKIYENPIYNFQNFERCKDAKTVSEWENIVLTANLVSDEKMQKEYVDYHATQFEKWPEIAKGFCNADFQQLQVFKYGRQLILIISIPKGESLDKLNPKTTENNPRVKDWNELMKKYQTGIEGAKPDETWIFLNKI